In the Pseudomonas sp. ADAK2 genome, one interval contains:
- a CDS encoding acetyl-CoA C-acetyltransferase, with translation MTEALIFDALRTPRGKGKADGALHSVKPVSLVAGLLTALQQRTSLDTSQVDDVVLGCVTPIGDQGSDIAKTATQIADWDVSVAGLQINRFCASGLEAVNLGAMKVRSGFEDLVVVGGVESMSRVPMGSDGGAWALDPETNLHSHFTPQGVGADLIATIEGFSRQDVDAYALYSQQKAARARADGSFNKSLVPVQDQNGIILLDHDEFIRAESTMEGLGKLKPSFEMMGQMGFDATALRVYSHIERINHVHTPGNSSGIVDGAALMLIGSEAKGRALGLQPRARIVATAVTSTDPTIMLTGPAPATRKALAKAGLRVEDIDLFEVNEAFASVVLKFIKDMAIDPDKVNVNGGSIAMGHPLGATGCAILGTLLDELETRRLRYGLATLCVGGGMGIATIIERL, from the coding sequence ATGACCGAAGCTTTGATTTTCGACGCGTTACGCACGCCCCGTGGCAAGGGCAAGGCCGATGGCGCGTTGCACAGCGTCAAACCGGTGAGCCTGGTGGCCGGGTTGCTGACGGCGTTGCAGCAGCGCACGTCCCTGGACACCAGCCAGGTCGATGACGTGGTGCTCGGCTGCGTTACGCCGATCGGCGATCAAGGCTCCGACATCGCCAAGACCGCGACGCAGATCGCCGATTGGGACGTCAGCGTGGCCGGTCTGCAGATCAATCGCTTCTGCGCCTCGGGCCTGGAAGCGGTGAACCTTGGGGCGATGAAAGTCCGTTCCGGTTTCGAAGACCTGGTGGTGGTCGGCGGCGTCGAATCGATGTCCCGGGTGCCGATGGGCAGCGACGGCGGCGCCTGGGCGCTGGACCCGGAGACCAACCTGCACAGCCATTTCACCCCGCAAGGCGTCGGCGCCGACCTGATCGCCACCATCGAGGGTTTCAGCCGGCAGGACGTCGATGCCTACGCGCTGTATTCCCAGCAAAAAGCCGCGCGGGCCCGGGCGGACGGTTCGTTCAACAAGTCGCTGGTGCCGGTGCAGGACCAGAACGGCATCATCCTGCTCGATCACGATGAGTTCATCCGCGCCGAATCAACGATGGAAGGCCTGGGCAAGCTCAAGCCGAGTTTCGAAATGATGGGGCAAATGGGCTTCGACGCCACCGCGTTGCGGGTCTACAGCCACATCGAACGGATCAACCACGTGCACACCCCGGGCAACAGCTCCGGGATCGTCGACGGCGCAGCACTGATGCTGATCGGCTCCGAGGCCAAGGGCCGGGCGCTGGGCTTGCAGCCACGGGCGCGGATCGTCGCCACGGCGGTCACCAGCACCGACCCGACGATCATGCTCACCGGCCCGGCGCCGGCCACCCGCAAAGCCCTGGCCAAAGCCGGGTTGCGGGTCGAAGACATTGATCTGTTTGAGGTCAACGAAGCCTTCGCTTCGGTGGTGTTGAAGTTCATCAAGGACATGGCCATCGACCCGGACAAGGTCAACGTCAACGGCGGCTCGATCGCCATGGGTCACCCGTTGGGCGCCACCGGTTGCGCGATCCTCGGCACCCTGCTCGATGAACTGGAAACCCGGCGCCTGCGCTACGGCCTCGCGACCTTGTGTGTCGGCGGCGGCATGGGCATCGCCACCATCATCGAACGCCTCTGA
- a CDS encoding c-type cytochrome produces MCQPSGHFHDRDGDHLKALILFGALLFGTPLYAAQLNLELGASSRTWQTEELLKHPQAQTISISNDVSYKRDMSYRAVPLAALLTGIKPDDHLQAVALDGFAAELAAAPLLNTKGPQAWLAIEDPAKPWPPLSEGKHSAGPFYLVWTDPQAGNISPEQWPFEVASIKRMAPVAQRFPALLPDPALKTDDPVNLGFALFQKNCLACHRLNGAGDAQFGPDLNIPYNPTEYFGADFLKRYIRDPQSLRQWPQAKMPAFSEQVLPAGDLDLLVGYLKHMAGRKVKP; encoded by the coding sequence GTGTGCCAACCTTCAGGGCATTTCCACGACAGGGATGGCGATCACTTGAAAGCACTTATTCTGTTCGGGGCCTTGCTGTTCGGCACGCCCTTGTATGCCGCACAGCTGAACCTCGAGCTGGGCGCGAGCAGTCGCACCTGGCAGACCGAGGAGTTGCTCAAGCATCCTCAGGCCCAGACCATCAGCATCAGCAATGACGTTTCCTACAAACGCGATATGAGTTATCGCGCGGTGCCGTTGGCGGCGTTGTTGACGGGTATCAAGCCTGATGACCACCTGCAAGCCGTGGCCCTGGACGGTTTTGCCGCCGAGTTGGCGGCGGCGCCGTTACTCAATACCAAAGGCCCACAGGCCTGGCTGGCGATTGAAGACCCGGCCAAGCCATGGCCGCCACTGTCCGAAGGCAAGCACAGCGCCGGGCCGTTTTATCTGGTCTGGACTGATCCGCAGGCCGGCAATATCAGCCCCGAACAATGGCCGTTCGAAGTCGCCAGTATCAAGCGCATGGCGCCGGTGGCCCAGCGCTTCCCTGCCCTGCTGCCCGATCCTGCGTTGAAGACGGACGATCCGGTGAATCTGGGGTTTGCGTTGTTTCAGAAGAATTGCCTGGCGTGCCATCGACTCAATGGCGCGGGTGATGCGCAGTTCGGGCCGGACCTGAATATTCCGTATAACCCCACCGAGTATTTCGGCGCGGACTTCCTCAAGCGCTATATCCGTGATCCGCAGAGCTTGCGCCAGTGGCCGCAGGCGAAGATGCCGGCGTTTTCCGAGCAGGTGTTGCCGGCGGGGGATCTGGATTTGCTGGTGGGGTATTTGAAGCATATGGCGGGGCGTAAGGTTAAGCCCTAG
- a CDS encoding transglutaminase family protein — protein MRLSISHETTYHYEDQVRASIQYLRLTPHDSERQHVLSWQLDLPRPVRAQLDPFGNILHVLTMDEPHEAIIIGARGQVDIDELREAEHESQSALPFLRFTRLTEPDEALRAFAEKECKKRRDRTALIDLMQGLNQYMTYTPGSTEVDTTAAKAFAGRSGVCQDHTHAFLACARSLGIPARYVSGYLYSENSEHLASHAWAEAWLDDAWYSFDVTNQLARPERHLKLAVGLDYLDACPVRGMRRGGGCEQMHAKVFVSPTPVFAPVISVQQQ, from the coding sequence ATGAGACTTTCCATTAGCCACGAGACCACCTATCACTACGAAGATCAGGTGCGGGCGAGCATCCAGTATTTGCGGCTGACCCCACACGACAGCGAGCGCCAGCACGTGCTCAGCTGGCAGCTCGACCTGCCGCGCCCGGTGCGCGCGCAACTTGATCCGTTCGGCAACATCCTCCATGTGCTGACCATGGACGAACCCCACGAAGCGATCATCATCGGTGCCCGTGGCCAGGTCGATATCGATGAACTGCGCGAAGCCGAGCACGAGAGCCAGTCGGCGCTGCCGTTCCTGCGTTTCACCCGGCTGACCGAGCCCGACGAAGCCTTGCGCGCGTTCGCGGAAAAGGAGTGCAAAAAACGCCGGGACCGCACCGCTCTGATCGATTTGATGCAGGGCCTGAATCAGTACATGACCTACACGCCGGGCTCCACCGAAGTCGACACCACGGCGGCGAAGGCCTTCGCCGGGCGCTCTGGTGTGTGCCAGGATCACACCCATGCGTTCCTCGCCTGCGCCCGCAGCCTGGGGATTCCGGCGCGTTATGTGTCGGGGTATTTGTACAGCGAGAACAGTGAACACCTGGCCAGCCACGCCTGGGCCGAAGCCTGGCTGGATGACGCGTGGTACAGCTTTGACGTGACTAACCAGTTGGCCCGACCGGAGCGTCATTTGAAACTGGCGGTGGGCCTGGATTATCTGGATGCCTGCCCGGTACGCGGGATGCGCCGCGGCGGTGGGTGCGAACAGATGCATGCGAAGGTATTTGTCTCACCGACGCCGGTGTTTGCGCCGGTGATTTCCGTTCAGCAACAATAA
- a CDS encoding alpha-E domain-containing protein has translation MLSRTASDLYWMSRYLERAENLARMLDISYSLSLMPQDGRGDGLHELAMPLLITGTLDDYLERHGELHAERLLHFFALDAANPASIYSCLGSARASAHAVRGRITADMWENINATWLEIRGIAEQGLSRYGMSRFCEWIKERSHLFRGASYGTIMRNDAFRFIRLGTFIERADNTLRLLDARYEMAGDQAEAVSDGTAHAYYQWSALLRALSSFEAYTEIYRDAPGARHVAELLLLRADVPRSLRACTEEIDQILAQLPGANGRPAQRLAAEMDARLRYTGISEILDEGLHAWLTEFIPLVRQLGNAIHSSYLEAA, from the coding sequence ATGTTAAGTAGAACTGCCTCGGATTTGTATTGGATGTCGCGTTACCTGGAGCGGGCGGAAAACCTCGCACGGATGCTCGACATCAGTTATTCGCTATCGCTGATGCCGCAGGACGGTCGCGGCGATGGCCTGCACGAACTGGCGATGCCGCTGCTGATCACCGGCACCCTCGACGATTACCTGGAGCGCCACGGTGAGCTGCATGCCGAGCGGCTGCTGCATTTCTTCGCCCTGGACGCGGCCAACCCGGCGAGCATCTACAGTTGCCTCGGTTCGGCGCGGGCCAGTGCCCACGCAGTGCGTGGGCGAATCACCGCCGACATGTGGGAAAACATCAACGCCACCTGGCTGGAAATTCGCGGGATCGCCGAGCAGGGCTTGAGTCGCTATGGCATGAGCCGTTTTTGCGAGTGGATCAAGGAACGTTCCCACCTGTTTCGCGGCGCGTCCTACGGCACGATCATGCGTAACGATGCGTTCCGCTTCATTCGTCTGGGGACGTTTATCGAACGGGCTGACAACACGTTGCGCCTGCTCGATGCCCGTTACGAAATGGCCGGCGATCAGGCCGAAGCGGTCAGCGACGGCACGGCGCACGCCTATTACCAGTGGAGTGCGTTGTTAAGAGCACTGTCGTCGTTCGAGGCTTACACCGAGATCTACCGCGATGCACCGGGCGCCCGGCATGTCGCCGAATTGCTGCTGTTGCGCGCCGACGTGCCGCGTTCCCTGCGTGCCTGTACCGAAGAAATCGACCAGATCCTCGCCCAGTTGCCGGGGGCCAATGGCCGTCCCGCACAACGCCTGGCGGCGGAAATGGACGCGCGCCTGCGCTACACCGGCATCTCCGAAATTCTCGACGAAGGCCTGCACGCCTGGCTGACCGAGTTCATCCCACTGGTGCGCCAGTTGGGCAACGCCATTCACAGTTCCTACCTGGAGGCTGCATGA
- a CDS encoding circularly permuted type 2 ATP-grasp protein has translation MIRTYFDEMYDAGGLVRPHYREFARWLAETPDELLAQRRREADLLFHRAGITFTLYGDEQGTERLIPFDTIPRSIPASEWRIVERGCIQRVKALNMFLADLYHEQRIIKAGIIPAEQVLANEQYQLAMQGLDLHRDIYSHISGVDLVRDGDGTYYVLEDNLRTPSGVSYMLEDRKMMMRLFPELFAAQRIAPIDHYPNLLLDTLKSSSPIDNPSVVVLTPGRFNSAFFEHAFLAREMGVELVEGADLFVRDDKVFMRTTDGPKAVDVIYRRLDDAFLDPLAFNPDSMLGVPGLLSSYRSGNVVLANAIGTGVADDKSVYPFVTDMIRFYLDEEPILKNVPTFQCRNPSELSHVLANLPDLVVKETQGSGGYGMLVGPAATAAEIESFRARIKAKPHAYIAQPTLSLSTCPTFVENGIAPRHIDLRPFVLSGRETRVVPGGLTRVALREGSLVVNSSQGGGTKDTWVVED, from the coding sequence ATGATCCGCACCTATTTTGATGAAATGTACGATGCCGGCGGCCTGGTCCGCCCGCATTATCGGGAGTTCGCCCGTTGGCTGGCCGAAACGCCTGACGAGCTTTTGGCACAACGGCGACGCGAGGCCGATCTGTTGTTTCATCGTGCCGGCATAACCTTCACGCTCTACGGTGATGAGCAGGGGACAGAGCGCCTGATTCCCTTCGACACCATTCCCCGCAGCATCCCCGCCAGCGAATGGCGGATCGTCGAACGTGGCTGCATCCAGCGAGTCAAGGCGTTGAACATGTTCCTCGCCGACCTCTATCACGAGCAGCGCATTATCAAGGCCGGCATCATCCCGGCCGAGCAGGTGCTGGCCAACGAGCAATACCAGTTGGCGATGCAAGGGCTGGATCTGCACCGGGACATCTATTCCCACATCTCCGGCGTCGATCTGGTGCGCGACGGCGACGGCACGTATTACGTGCTCGAAGACAACCTGCGGACACCGAGCGGCGTGAGCTACATGCTCGAAGACCGCAAGATGATGATGCGCCTGTTCCCCGAGTTGTTCGCCGCGCAACGCATTGCCCCCATCGACCATTATCCGAACCTGCTGCTCGACACCCTGAAAAGCTCCAGCCCGATCGATAACCCGAGCGTGGTGGTGCTGACCCCTGGCCGCTTCAACAGCGCGTTTTTCGAGCACGCCTTTCTGGCGCGGGAAATGGGTGTGGAACTGGTGGAAGGCGCGGACTTGTTCGTGCGGGACGACAAGGTGTTCATGCGCACCACGGACGGGCCGAAAGCTGTCGACGTGATCTATCGGCGCCTCGACGATGCGTTCCTCGATCCGCTGGCGTTCAACCCGGATTCGATGCTCGGCGTGCCAGGACTGCTGTCGTCCTATCGCTCGGGCAACGTGGTGTTGGCGAATGCCATCGGCACCGGGGTGGCGGATGACAAGTCGGTGTATCCGTTCGTGACCGACATGATTCGTTTCTACCTGGATGAAGAGCCGATCCTGAAAAACGTACCGACCTTCCAGTGTCGCAATCCCTCGGAACTGTCCCACGTCCTGGCCAATCTGCCTGACCTGGTGGTCAAGGAAACCCAGGGCTCCGGCGGTTACGGAATGCTGGTGGGGCCTGCGGCGACGGCGGCGGAAATCGAGTCGTTCCGCGCGCGGATCAAGGCCAAGCCCCACGCGTATATCGCGCAACCGACCTTGTCGCTGTCGACCTGTCCGACCTTTGTCGAAAACGGCATCGCGCCACGCCACATCGACCTGCGTCCGTTTGTATTGTCTGGCCGCGAAACCCGGGTTGTGCCCGGCGGTTTGACCCGTGTTGCTTTGCGTGAAGGCTCCCTGGTGGTGAATTCCTCCCAGGGCGGCGGCACCAAGGACACCTGGGTGGTCGAGGATTGA
- a CDS encoding ribonuclease E inhibitor RraB yields MSTAYQEDISTSVLRRMKEGGFDFSRFHPIEFYAIFPDEERARRAAGHFCGESLNAQISVRDDGAWHLELSKVMYATYDGIGDFEQDFEAVVEPLGGIIEGWGVKQEVRGLLA; encoded by the coding sequence ATGAGCACAGCCTATCAAGAAGACATCAGCACCAGCGTACTGCGCCGCATGAAGGAAGGCGGTTTCGACTTTTCACGATTCCATCCCATCGAGTTCTACGCGATTTTCCCGGACGAGGAGCGGGCACGCAGGGCGGCAGGTCATTTTTGTGGTGAATCCTTGAATGCCCAGATCAGCGTGCGCGACGACGGCGCATGGCATCTGGAACTGAGCAAAGTGATGTACGCCACCTACGACGGCATTGGCGACTTTGAGCAGGACTTCGAGGCCGTGGTCGAACCTCTGGGCGGGATCATCGAAGGATGGGGCGTCAAACAGGAGGTACGAGGGCTACTCGCATAA
- the speE gene encoding polyamine aminopropyltransferase has protein sequence MTTTKTSEYLETLYEGYGQRFRMEKLLHEVRTEHQHLVIFENPRMGRVMALDGVIQTTEADEFIYHEMLTHVPILAHGSAKRVLIIGGGDGGMLREVAKHGSVEHITMVEIDGTVVDMCKEFLPNHSKGAYDDPRLNLVIDDGMRFVATTTEKFDVIISDSTDPIGPGEVLFSENFYQACHRCLNEGGILVTQNGTPFMQLGEVQTTAGRLRSLFPDWHFYQAAVPTYIGGAMTFAWGATNTAYRKLSRETLQQRFAGSGIITRYYNPEVHIGAFAMPQYVLNAINKPSND, from the coding sequence ATGACCACCACCAAGACCAGCGAATACCTGGAAACCCTCTACGAAGGCTACGGCCAGCGTTTTCGCATGGAAAAACTGCTGCACGAAGTGCGCACCGAACACCAACACCTGGTGATCTTCGAAAACCCGCGCATGGGCCGGGTCATGGCGCTGGACGGTGTGATTCAGACCACCGAAGCCGACGAATTCATCTACCACGAAATGCTCACCCACGTGCCGATCCTGGCTCATGGCTCGGCCAAGCGCGTGCTGATCATCGGCGGTGGCGACGGCGGCATGCTGCGTGAAGTGGCCAAGCATGGCAGCGTCGAACACATCACCATGGTCGAGATCGATGGCACCGTGGTCGACATGTGTAAAGAGTTCCTGCCGAACCACTCCAAGGGCGCGTACGACGATCCACGGCTGAACCTGGTGATCGACGACGGCATGCGTTTCGTGGCGACCACCACCGAGAAATTCGACGTGATCATTTCCGACTCCACCGACCCGATCGGACCGGGCGAAGTGCTGTTCTCGGAGAACTTCTACCAGGCCTGCCACCGCTGCCTGAACGAAGGCGGCATCCTGGTGACCCAGAACGGCACGCCGTTCATGCAACTGGGCGAAGTGCAGACCACCGCCGGGCGCTTGCGCAGCCTGTTCCCGGACTGGCATTTCTACCAGGCGGCCGTGCCGACCTACATCGGCGGCGCGATGACGTTCGCCTGGGGCGCGACCAATACCGCCTATCGCAAGTTGTCCCGCGAAACCCTGCAACAGCGCTTCGCCGGCAGCGGCATCATCACCCGCTACTACAACCCGGAAGTTCACATCGGCGCATTCGCCATGCCGCAATACGTGCTGAACGCGATCAACAAGCCAAGTAACGACTGA
- a CDS encoding PLDc N-terminal domain-containing protein has product MGSSFNGLVGLIILALDIWAIINVLKSGAETGMKIIWVLLILLLPVLGLIIWAIAGPRGNVRI; this is encoded by the coding sequence ATGGGTTCCAGTTTCAACGGTCTGGTTGGCCTGATCATTCTTGCCCTGGACATCTGGGCCATCATCAACGTGCTGAAAAGCGGCGCAGAAACCGGGATGAAAATCATCTGGGTGCTGCTGATCCTGCTGCTGCCAGTACTGGGCCTGATCATCTGGGCCATCGCCGGGCCGCGGGGCAATGTCCGCATCTGA
- a CDS encoding ankyrin repeat domain-containing protein, translating into MSDQSRQMTPEEAAEFAEQVFNKAREGDAAMMAALLTKGLPPNLRNHKGDTLLMLAAYHGHVETVKVLLEHKADPEIRNDNGQSPIAGAAFKGDLAVVTALVEGGAQVEGSSFDGRTALMMAAMFNRVEIVDYLISKGADPKAKDANGVSALDAAKTMGAVDTTAQLQKLLA; encoded by the coding sequence ATGTCAGACCAAAGCCGCCAGATGACGCCCGAAGAAGCTGCCGAATTCGCCGAACAGGTGTTCAATAAAGCGCGCGAGGGCGATGCGGCCATGATGGCCGCGCTGCTGACCAAAGGCCTGCCGCCGAACCTGCGCAACCACAAGGGCGACACCTTGCTGATGCTCGCCGCCTACCACGGCCACGTCGAGACCGTGAAAGTGCTGCTGGAGCACAAGGCCGACCCGGAAATCCGCAACGACAACGGCCAGAGCCCGATTGCCGGCGCCGCGTTCAAGGGCGACCTGGCGGTGGTCACGGCGTTGGTCGAAGGCGGCGCGCAAGTGGAAGGCTCGTCGTTCGACGGCCGCACCGCGCTGATGATGGCGGCGATGTTCAACCGCGTTGAAATCGTTGATTACCTGATCAGCAAAGGTGCCGATCCGAAGGCCAAGGACGCCAATGGCGTGTCGGCGCTGGATGCGGCGAAGACCATGGGCGCCGTAGATACCACAGCTCAACTACAGAAATTGCTGGCGTAA